CTATGGAAATAGCCTCACTGCAGCGTTAGCCCAGGTGATTGGCACCCAGGAGATGAGCACGTGGCTTAGCCCAGCCCAGCCGTGAGCAACTCCCAATGCAAAGCCACACCCAgttacttagggtgaccagatcgcaagtgTAAAatatcatacaatcatagaatctcagggttggaagggacctcaggaggtcatctagtccaaccccctgctcaaagcaggaccaaacccaactaaatcatcccagccagggctttgtcaagcctgaccttaaaaacctctaaggaaggagattccactacctccctaggtaacccattccagttcttcaccaccctactagtgaaaaagtttttcctaatatccaacctaaacttcccgctctgcaacttgagaccattactccttgttctgtcatcttctaccactgagaacagtctagatccatcctctttggaaccccctttcaggtagttgaaagcagctatcaaatcccccctcattcttctcttctgcagactaaacaatctcagttccctcagcctctcctcataagtcatgtgctccagccccctaatcatttttgttgctgtccgctggactctctccaatttatccacatcctccttgtagggtggggcccaaaactggacacagtactccaaatgaggcctcaccagtgctgagtagaggggaatgatcacatccctcgatctgctggaaatgcccctacttatacaacccaaaatgccattagccttcttggcaacaagggcacactgttgactcattcagcttttcgtccaccgcaacccctaggtccttttctgcagaactgctgcccagccattcggtccctagtctgtagcagtgcatgggattcttccgtcctaagtgcaggactctgcacttgtccttcttgaacctcatcatatttcttttggcccaatcctctaatttgtctaggtccctctgtatcctatccctatcctccagcgtatcaaccactcctcccagtttagtgtcatctgcaaacttgctaagggtgcagtccacaccatcctccagatcattaatgaagatattgaataaaaccggccccagcaccgacccttggggcactccacttgataccggctgctaactagacatggaaccattgatcactacctgttgagcccgcccatctagccagttttctatccaccttaccgtccattcatccagcccatacttatttaacttgctggcaagaatactgtgggaaactgtatcaaaagctttgctaaagtccagaaatagcacatccactgctttcccctcatccacagagccggttatctcatcatagaaggcaattaggttagtcaggcatgacttgcccttggtgaatccatgctgactgttcctgatcactttcccctcctttaagtggttcagaactgattccttgaggacccgttccatgatttttccagggactgaggtgagactgactggcctgtagttccctggatcttccttcttcccttttttaaagatgggcactacattagcctttttccagtcatccgggacctcccctgatcgccatgatttttcaaagataataaccaatggctctgcaatcacatcggccaactcctttagcaccctcggatgcagcgcatctggccccatggacttgtgctcgtccagcttttctaaatagtcccgaactacttctttccccacagagagctggtcacctcctccccataccgcgctgcagagtgcagctgtctgggagctgaccttgtctgtgaagacagaggcaaaaaaagcattgagtacactagctttctccacatcctctgtcactaggtgccctccctcattcagccaggggcccacactttccttgactttcttcttgttgctaacatacctgaagaaacccttcttgttactcctaacatctccggctagctgcaactccaagtgtgatttggccttcctaatttcactcctgcatgcctgagcaatacttttatactcctccctggttatttgtccaatcttccacttcttataagattttttttgtgtttaagacgagcaaggatttcactgttaagccaagctggtcacctgccatatttacttttcttcctacacatcgggatggtttgttcctgcaacctcaataaggtttctttaaaatacagccagcttgcctcgactcctttccccgtcatgttattctcccaggggaccttgcccatcagttccctgagggagttgaagtctgcttttctgaagtccagggtctctgttctactgctctcctttcttccttgtatcaggatcctgaactcgaccatctcatggtcactgcctcccaggttcccatccactattgcttcctctactatttcttccctttttgtgagcagcaggtcaagaagagcttttcccctagttggttcctccagcacttgcaccaggaaattgtcccctacactttccagaaacttcctggattgtctgtgcaccgctgtattgctctcccagcagatatcggggtgattaaagtcacccatgaaaaccagggcctgtgatctagcaacttctgttagttgctggaagaaagcctcgtccacctcatccccctggtccggtggtctgtagcagactcccaccacgacattacccttgttgttcatacttctaaatttaatccagagactctcaggtttttctgcagtttcataccggagctctgagcagtcatactgctctcttacatacaacgcaactcccccaccttttctgccctgcctatccttcctgaacagtttatatccatccatgacagtactccaatcatgtgagttatcccaccaagtctctgttattccaattacatcataattccctgactgtgccaggacttctagttctccctgcttgttccccaggcatcatgcatttgtgtataggcacttaagataacttgctgattgtcccgctttctcggtctgagacaggagtcctcccctcttgcactctcctgctcgtgcttcctcccggtatcccattttcCCACTTagctcagggctttggtctccttcccctggtgaacctagtttaaagccctcctcactaggttagccagcctgcttgcaaagatgctcttcgctctctttgtgaggtggagcccgtctctgcctagcaatccttcttcttggaagaccatcccatggtcaaagaatccaaacccttctctccgacaccatctgcgtagccattcgttgatttccacgattcgacagtctctaccctggccttttcctgccagagggaggatagacgagaacaccacttgtgcctcaaactcctttacccttcttcccagagccacgtagtctgcagtgatacgctcaaggtcattcttggcagtatcattggtgcccacgtggagaagcaggaaggggtagcgatccgagggcttgatgagtctcggcagtctctccgtcacatcgtgaatcctagcccctggcaagcagcacacctctcggttttcccggtcagggcggcagatagatgactcagtccccctgaggagagagtccccaaccaccaccaccaccctcctcctcctcctcttgggagtggtggtcgtggaacccccatccctaggacagtgcatctcatgccttccaatcagtggagtctccttctgatctgttccctcaggtgtatcatccactccactctctgcactagtacctgcggagagaacatgaaaacggttgctcacctgcatctgtgtttctggtacatggacgtttctggtactctttccccttctggaagtcacatgacgccaattatcctcgctggtcTTCTGTCCcagctgcgtagcctgctctggttcttcagaacattgtgcctgctgaagctgatcctgacgtctatccaggaaatcctcgttttcttttatggaacgcagggttgttattcgtttctccagaccttgaatcttctcttccaagatggagatcagcttgcactttgtacagacaaagtcgcttctatcctgtggaaggaagacaaacatggcgcatcctgtgcggGTCACAACGGctgatcgctcagcatccatagtctcttccttctaagagctctctccaggcgaactcccaggcaaactccttctgtttgcctctctgctgttcgctgctcagctggtcaCATTAGttgagcgggggtggggtggagaccagacagacacacacaggtgcacagccctcactggagccagaggcacactggtccgcctggccctgtgctgccagcatgcctcTTCCTGTTgagggtgggcccatgctgcgccacagctcccctgcccagcgccccctggatCCTATGCCCAAAGCTCCCCTACAATCCTTataccacaaatgcacagtgctatgcgcctccccacccagcgcccctcctgcccacagccccaccacagctgcccatcaccccacacagaacccccctACACACTCCCTAGTTTCCCCAATACACACAAatttcccctctctcccttccatcctccctcccagtgctcttccccacagccccactgccacaaCTACACAATACCCCACACAGACCCGCTCTGCCCAGTGCCCTGACACTCACAACCCTCCtccactgcccagcgccctccacacacactgctcccagaCACTCACTCCCATGCCCAGGGAGGTGGATACCCCATTAAAGAGTCATACCTGTTCTGTCTATGGGCTTGCGTTCCACACTAAAccttcccccttccctggccgcacttaccagccctgctgggaggtctctGGCTCCAGGGGGAGAGCAGCAAGGGGAGTCTCCAGACTCTCCATGTGCTGTGCCTGCTATTGGCCAGGAAAAGGCAccagcagcacgcagagccccccccccccgcccccaagacccagagggacctgccagggGCCGAGGTGGGGAGTCCCGGCAGTGCTCACCTGGGGCGGCTCCCGTCCCAGGAATCATCTGGCAGgctggtccctctggctcctagggtcacGGGTTGGGTCGGGTGGCGGGCTCTCTGCCCGCTCCCGTTGCCtgcaagccccacccctgcagcacgtGGCGCTCCTGCCAGTGGGCAGgtgccaggagctgccccaggaagtGGTGAGTGGCAGCACTGcggctgcagtgctgcagctgcgtCCCAGATGGTCCCCCAATATCGGGACAAAGGGAGTGCCGATTGATGTAAGGTCGGGACATGGGACAAGTAACCTaaaatcaggatgtctggtcaccctacagttaCTGCATCCTCACTGCAACTACATTCCCCTAGGCATGGCGTTAAGGCATCTGGGGTACGTCCCATGAGTCTTTGTGCTGCATTAAGTGGGCAGCTATTTGTTCTggggaattgtgggagaacttgtcttcCCTTCGTGTGGTTTTAAGCTTCCCTTGGTCTGAGTAGGCTCCAGCATGGCCTCTTCTTTGGCCTCTCTGTCTGACACCCCTTCATGGAAGAGAGACCCTGTGGCCCAGCTGCCCTAGGCCCCCAGGACCTATACTGCCCCCCAAGACACCCCAGTAACATAAGCACACCATTTGCCTGAGTTCCATCCAACTCTGGTTTACTGTTTACTCCTTCAGGGACACACTGTAGCTGAAGCAAATAGCTCCAGGCTTGGCCTAAGGACCTCTCACCCAAATGCCCACTTAACTCAGAGGGCACAGACTATCTAGAAACCACCACACACCTGAATTCCCTGCCCCACATTCTAGCTCCCgcacttcccttgggagattgGGGGGAGTGAGTGGGGGAGTCAAACCCAGTCTGGACATTAGGCTCTTGAACAACCTGAGTAAGAACAATGGACAAAATACGATTCTAGGTGCTAACCTGGAAGAGCTCAGGTTTATACCAGGCTCTACCACTGACCTGCTGAGAGCTGGGACGCATAACCTCACCTCCCTCTGGCTGCTTCCCTTGCCACCTGTCTGATTATGTTTAgacagtaagctctttgggacagagactgtctTATGTTCCTACAACACCTTCCACAACAAGGCCCTTAGGTGCAGCTATAATGCCAGCAATCAGCAGTTCTGCtcttctgctgcagcagctcagacaTGCTACAGTGCACTGTTGCTAGGCAGCTCTTTATTGGGGAAGGGCTGAGCTGGATGCACTCTACCACAGTACATTTGGTTTGCCTTCTCAGCAGGCTCTCCAGCCTATGAAGTGAGTCAGTCTCCACATTTCTCGGGCAGCTGGCTAGGTTTCAGAGCAGCCATCAGCTGGAGATGGGGGAGGTGGTGGCGGGAGAGTGGTAAGAGGAGAGGGGACTCCGGAGAGAGTGCATTCCAAGTAGGTTACGTAGGGGCCAGCATCCATCAGGCTGGGCCTCTTCactgctcctcctcctttcccattGTAGTGCATGATCCTGGcagcagagagaatgaacagCAGGTCTCATGAGAACAGCCAGGGGAACCATGACTGACACATCCTAGCTCTTATCTTTATCCCCAggttacagctggggaaactgaggcacagaagggcaGTGACCCAGCAGAGCACTGCCTTCAATACCCCTTATGAACAATTAGTTCCAGACTAAGTCCACCCTCCCCCCGAAACTCTTCTGAAAAGACTCCCCCAGAACAGGAAGATTTGCTTTACCTGTGAAGGTCTTTGGATGACTAACTAGACAGTctccccattctctctctccacccctgATCTTTCCACTCAGGCAGGCCAGCTACGTTGAAGTGACTGGTGTCATCTTCAGCTAGACTGcaccaggggctggggccagaacaTGGGCTGCAAAGTCAGCAGGGGAATGTTCACACCTCAAGTGAGTGGTGAAGAGTCTCATGGAGACACATCACTGTATAGGGTGAAGCTGGAAATACCTCTGATGCCTCCACCCCTGGAACCTCAAGTTTGGGACCAAATGACTAGAGCCAGGCAGAGTCTGATTTTCAGCTGTCATTCCATGGTGTTGGGCTCATTCAATGGAGACCAGCTTCTGGCCCAGTTTATACTGCCAAGGAGCCACAGTGCTGCCCTCAGACATGACCCCAAGTGCCACTTCCATTGGAGTCCAGACACCACGGCAGGCTGTGGCCCAGGTTGTGTCCTTCTGTACTCTGAAAACTgccctgctgacttcagtggagttgtgtgGGAAGCTGGTTGTGGTAGAACGTGACCTGCAATCTTTAGTCCTCCAGCCCATTGGTAAATGTGGCTAACCATTGACCTCAAATGGATGAGGGAGGTCTGATTCCCTAGTCAGAATAAGTTGTTTTGCCTTGGTAGCACAGAGATACTAAAGTTTCCTTATCAGAGTTGGGCCCCTAGCTTCTTGCATAACTAACCAGCTAAAGGAACAGGCCCAGGGATCACCAAATGGACAGAAGCGCAAGTTTTGCACTAGGTCAGCTCTTCCACCCTCTCTACAACAGCTGTACCATGCTAGTGCCCAGATACTGCAGCGATGGGCAAGTTAGAAATAGCTGTGGATCTCCCATTAGCTCCTCTTGCCCTTTGCTGGAAGGCAAGTGTCACCCAGGGAACAACCAAAACCACAAATCAAATCCTTTCAACCATTAGCATGTTCAGCTCCTTCCCCAGGTCCAAGCCTGGAGATGCAGGTATGCTTTCATACGTACCGTTGGCACATGGTGGATCTGCGGCCCAGCATAACCATAGTGAAGTCCTTGTAAGGGACAGTGCTGCCTGTGTTCCCTGTGATTTCCTGGACCAGTGTCTTGAGCTCCAAGGGGCTTTGGAAAACCCCAAACTCCTGCAGTATCCTGCTCATTGTTGGATAGTCTGAAACAATACCAAGCTCAGATATGGCCTGTATCACATGATCACAGgggttagagatggaaaagacctatttgGTCATTTACCACATCCCCCTCCCCATTGCTGCGCCAGTACTAGTTCTGCATTACTCAGATGTGGGCCTGGAGAGTTTtaagcagcatctacactgagcATAAACCCAGTAGAAACAGCTGGGGTGGTTTTAGGTAGGTGTTTTACAATGAAGGAGAGAGCAGTACAGAGTAGCATTGGTGCTACTGGATTCCTTAGTCTAAGGAGTCAAAGGAATCTGATATAGTCTTCTAATTTGGGTAGTCCCCTAAAGGCTTTAAGCAAGTAGAGTGCAACTTGAACTCTGAGGTGCGGCCATGCTCTCAGTCATCCAGGATTAGTCAACTGAAATGCAAAAGCACCAtgggcagtgcaggggtggggaaatTTCAGATTCTCCAACAGGAAGTTGTATAAGTGTGCAGCTGTAGCAGAGACTTTGGACTGGCTACATCTCAGAGAGGCATACAAACCTCATGTGTGGAGGCAAAGGCAGCCCACTGCCACCCCCTCAAGAGTTTCCACCTACTTTCTAGAGGCAATGACACATTACCCATAAGTCTTGCATCAGCTAGTCAAGGAAGCCACCCAGCAAGCACTTGAGCATGGCTTCAAAGTTCTCCCCATCTCAGGGCATCCGGCATTTTTCTCCCTTGTTAAGAAGTATTAAGGGACCCACTGGCATAGGAGAGCTGTGGGACCCGCCTTTGTTCCCCTAGGATGGTAGCTGCCAGCCTCACCACTCAGTCACCATCAGCATGAAAGCTAAGCCCTCAGCACCAGAGACCTGATTCTCTTGCACCAAGGGAGATCTAGttccaggggagggggaagaccaCAGCAGGCAGTGGGGTAGACTCAAGGTGCCAATGGACACAAGTAACCAGCATTGGCATGTTTTGCTTCCGCACAGGGGAGTGAGTATGGGGGGAGGCGGGAGAGGGATCTTCTTGTGAAGGTGCAATGAGCTGCCTAGGACCCCCACCCTTGTGAAATATGGGGATGTTCACTATGCTCAGATTCCACCGAGACATGGACACATCAAACCCCAATAGGCTGGTGCAGCAGATAGGCCTTCAGATCTGCTCtggcagaggagaaggagggaagCAGCAGTCACAAGCAAAGAGTTAAGCAACAATTTACCAATTTCTCCTGTGCGTGTGGCATCATATCCCATAAACATgcctaggagagagagaggagagtcaTCACCCTGCCTACCAAGGCTGAGTGCAGCATTGACTCATTGATTTACAACAATAGCCATTCTGCACGCACTTCCACAGTGACTGCCTTGCCACCTGCACCGCCAACATCCCCCACGCTCTGCAGGTGCCTTGTTGAAGAACGGGAGCTGTTTTCCGATGCTAGAATCACTTAGTTCAAAGTTTctcaagggattttttttttgacaaaaagggGGTTTTGTCCCCCTTCTCTCTTGCCACTGAAAGAAGGAGAATGGAGAAGCCTGGCTTCACACAcactattttcatttttaaaggctAGATTTGACCCAGCAGCATTTGTAGTTCACGTGTCAATCCACACATTTCCCATTGGGCATAAATAGCTCTTCAGGAGCATTCCCTCAGATTAGCTGGCTTAGCTATCAAGTATTTGAtggtttcatctgagcctctttGATATCaagagccagatcctgagctggaaTAAGCCAGCAATCAGCAGAACGGTGCCAGTTCAcagcagatgaggatctggcccaaaggcTGTGATGCCCCCACATCACCAGCACATGCCAACTCAACAGTGAAGTTATTTTAACCAGGGGATAAAGTCATGGGCTGCATTTGGCTTGTTCACCCCAAGTCACCAGTTCCCCAGCAAGCAGGGCATGGCACTGGTGGCCAATCTCAACACAGGGTCTGTATGTATTGACTAGTTCTTGGGGGCGGGGAAGAGCATTTTGCACAAATCATTAAACCTCCTGCTGCTTTAGCaatattctcccctcccccaagcccaaATACTCAGCTGCATTTTTAGGGAACTAAACCATTTCCTTCTCAGCTCCATTCTCCCTGGGACAGACTCACCCTTCAGCTGATCAAGCTTTGCCTGTAGATTTGGAATGTCTCGGAATGGTTCATCAGCCAGGTACTCCTGTCCAGGCAAGAATGGGGAGTTGGTCACCGGGCCTGGCAATAGCTCACGTTAAGCAATGAGCAAATATCAGTACTCATGTAAGGGGACATGGTGAGAACATATCCAGGTGTCCTCTGGGTCAGTCTATTTCAGTCCTGGGTATGCCCTTTGCCAAGACTCCTTCAGCCTGAACTCCAGCACCCCTGCTATGCCAGGCCAGCTGTGAAATGCCATGGGTTGAAAAAAAGTTTAGCCATGAAAAGACGCCACATAAATACCTGGAATTACTATGAGGAATaatgacaaattaaaaaacaagcCTCTTCCTTGTGttctcctgctccagccactggaaGCTAACCACCACATGCTTTCCAGTTCATTGGCTCAGAGTTATCTCAAACCTCCCAGTGGCTAGTCAAagttcagcccccccccccccaaggacaGTCCAGAGGCAAACAGAAATTGAGTCTGGCATTTTCTTGGacacaatcttgtttatttacaaggaatgtacgaAGTCTTGCTTCTCTAAATGCAGGAGGGACCAAAATCAGGGGCGAGCTTCTTTGCTTACAGGCCAACTGTCTTTAGCCAGCCCCAGACTCAGAAGCTCTCTAGCATCTTCCAGGGTAATTCACTGTGCTTGTCCTTCCGTCTTCCCCAGGGGCCAGGCCCAGCTGGTCCTGCAGAGTGTGTCACTGTCTGTCTCTCAGGCTGAGATaggggaactgaacctgggtaTCCCACATTCCAGGCGAGTGCTCTAACCCCTGAGCTAAAAGTCGGGTTCCTCCTATAGCCAGATTCTGACCAGGACCCGATGGgttaggtggcctctgagcacacctatcAGATTGGGTACCACAGGTGAGAGAAGCAGAGGAACATCTACctgtgacaggttcggtcacagagactcccttgagactgtcacctgacatgcagagactacctctgagcccatttttccTCCCATCTAGTGACTCCAAAACCCTGTCTTGTTAagccagacacacccgtctgctTCAACAcggacccagggtctgaaccacgtgccccaaagctgcagacttaactgaaaacagcttaagaagtgctcctgtctctagcacccagacacccaactccctatgggatccaaaccccaaataaatccattttactctgtataaagcttatacagggaaAACTCccaaattgtccaccctctataacactgatagagagatatgcacagctgtttgctcccccagctaCTAATTACTTACTCTGAgttcaataataaacaaaagtataaaagtaagatttaagtggttccaagtaataacagacagaacaaagtaagttagcaagcaaaataaaacaacacgcaagtctaagcctaatacagtaggaaactgaatacaggtaaatctcatgCTCAGATGTCCccataagcttctttcacagactagacagcttcctagtctgggcccaatccttttcagaccaacgTTGTCGCTTATGGCCTGGGTCctgcaatcactcacacccccatagttacagatctttgttccagtttctttcaggcatgagaggctctctcttgagccagctgaagacaaaatggagaggcttccagggccttttatattctctctcttgtaggtggaaacccctttgttcttctgtgcaaagtcacagcaacaagatggagtttgtagccatctgggcaagtcacatgtccatgaatgattcagctttttgcaggctgatgccattgtttacatgttagtttgaatgttcccaggaaagctcagatgtggattggcatctcccaaagtccattgctagttaagtgtttcttgattgggcacttactgagaatagtcctttctcaagaagctgatcaaatgcttcactgaagctacttagaatcaaacacattgagacacaagtacatagccaatattcataacttaaaatacaaaaatgatacacacacacacacacacacacacacacacagagcataaCCAGAAAAgtataacctttccatagacaccttacttgacctcctttgtacaagatttggtgcaactataggaccttggttgcaacaatgatctatatttccactgcttgcatccgaagaagtgggtattcacccacgaaagctcatgctgcaaaacttctgttagtctataaggtgccacaggattctttgctgcttctacagaaccagactaacacggctacccctctgatacaatgatctatatggtcacagttcatgtcaataacatcacactaCCATCTTTCGGTCTATGCCTCATACAAGCGCTCTAGGCATCCAGGTATCCATAGAGAGGCAGCAGcatgcatgcccagaggcagaaacataggcatcAAGGGAACTTCCACCCTGAAAATTTAGACATCAAGTGAGTTCAGGCTCCTGCAGGGTTTGTCAGGAGCCAAGTGGGGGTTTTGTGGGTTGCAGAGGCAcccaagtacctttgtggatctcaacctaagtgacttgccctacacggcacaggaagtcagtggcagagaaagggattgaacccaggtctccctagTCCCAGCCTTGAGCCCTGCCCACTCACTCAAATACCTTTCCTTTTAGGCCCCAGTTCCTACATCCTCCTTTATATCTTGCACTTGTGAGAGCTGAACATAAAGGGGGATCCATTAGACAGCCTCAGCTTCATAAGCCTTAGTATTTTACACGAGGAGAGCAGGGAGGTGATTTGACCTCTGGGCACATGGCACAGGTGAGAGCAGACCTGGAATACCAtctccagtggggggggggggggggtgtcaaattTTAAAGACGATGTGGAAGCGTTGGAGAGGGTGCCAAAGAAAGCCACAAAAATGAGTCAAGGGCTGAAGAAAACACCTTTGCTTGAGCTCTTCGGTCTCTCACAGCATTTAGCTGATCAAAATGATGAAGAGGTGACCTGATTACAGTGCCTAAgttccttcctggggagaaaACACCAGAGACTACGGAGCATTttaatctagccaagaaaggcagaacaagaccCCATGGCTGGCAGCTGGATCTAGACTCTTCCAATTCAGAAATAGGGACACAGGTCTAACCACAAGGGTTAACAACCATAGGAACAAACTCCCAAGGGAACGGGT
Above is a genomic segment from Mauremys reevesii isolate NIE-2019 linkage group 8, ASM1616193v1, whole genome shotgun sequence containing:
- the LOC120369718 gene encoding allograft inflammatory factor 1-like, whose protein sequence is MLTELFVLLQGKKMAAKDREIQEKQEKEFCLVNKEYLADEPFRDIPNLQAKLDQLKGMFMGYDATRTGEIDYPTMSRILQEFGVFQSPLELKTLVQEITGNTGSTVPYKDFTMVMLGRRSTMCQRIMHYNGKGGGAVKRPSLMDAGPYVTYLECTLSGVPSPLTTLPPPPPPSPADGCSET